DNA sequence from the Methanothermobacter sp. genome:
TAGCTGTGAAGCCCACACCATCAATATCGCTGCCCCAGAGAAGTGTTGACCTTGATAGGATGGAGGAGACCGAGATCGAGATCCATGGAAGGCACGACCCCTGCATATGCCCGAGGGTTGTGCCGGTTGCCGAGGCCGCAGTCGCGATGGTCCTTGCAGACCACATGATAAGGGCAGGTTTCATCCACCCCACAGATATAAGAAAGCAAAAAAATGACGGATAAACTGGTTGAATTCCTTGAGGAGCTCAGCAGGGCACTTATAGCCTCAGGGAACTCTGTTTCTGAGACTGAAAGAATTTTGAGGGACGTTGCAGAGTCACAGAATGTGGAGGTTGAGGTTTCGGTCCTCCCAACCATGCTGATAATCAAGGCTGGTGGGGAGACATCAAGGATGAGTCTTGCAGTCCAGTCCCCCGGTGTGATGCCACTCCACCAGGTTACAAAGATTTACAGACTCATTGACGATGTCAGGTCAGGCTGGACCGAAATCAGCGACGCACTTGATAAACTCAGGGAAATAGTGGGTGGCCCCCACAGGTTCGGGCGCTATGGAATGTTCCTGGGGTACCTGCTCCTCTCGGTGGGGATAGCCTTCCTGATACAGCCTGATCTGAACCTTGTGGTCTATTCCTCCCTTCTAAGCATGATATCAGGTGCGCTAATAGTGCTGGGTTATGGTAACAGGAGGTTCTCCCTTATCATGCCTGTCCTCGCCTCCTTCACGGTTTCAGGTGTTGCATTCTTTCTGATAAGAGCAGGGGCCGTCACAGGTAACCTCACCCTCATTGTGCCCCCACTCATATACTTCATCCCGGGGGTCACCCTCACAACGGGCATATATGAACTTGCAAGCGGTGAACTCGTATCAGGGTCCAGCAGGGTGATATACGGCTGCATGCTCCTTCTGCTCCTGGTATTCGGTGTTCTGATGGGTATGCAGATCAATGGATTTCCCCAGGAAGAATTTGCGGCAATCAAAATTTCAACACTTAGTTACAGTCCCTACATTGGCGCTGTGCTCTTTGCGGCTGGAATATACCTCTTCCTCTCGGTTTACAGAAGCGATTTCCCATGGATACTCCTCGTGCTCTACACGGCACTCGTTGGCCAGCAGCTTGGAAACACCATTGGAGGGGGGCTTCTAGGGGCATTTCTGGGTGCCCTCTCCATGACGCTGGTGGCGAGGGCCATTGAGATGGCCGGTAAAACCCCACACTTTGTCACGCTCTACCCTGCCTTCTGGTTCCTCGCACCGGGATCCATAGGGTTCATAGGACTTGCCAATCTCCTCGGGAAGAACTACCTGACATCCATTGCAGAGATAACACTCTTTTCAATGACGGTGATTGCAATAGCCCTCGGACTCCTGGTTGGAGCCCTTCTGACCGAACCATTCCATGAGAAAATAAGAGCCCCGAGCGGGGATTGAACCCGCGACCTCGGGATTACGAATCCCGCGCTCTCCCACCTAAGCTACCGGGGCATGTCAAGAATTAATGCATTTTTATTATATAAAATTTTGGTGCTCCAGGTCCTCACCCTTCAGCACCATCTCAGGTAAAATCAGCGGACCATGTTAAAAATGCCGCTCTCATCCAGTTCGATTTTCATCCCATCCCTTGCTGCCAGTGTACGGATCCCTGTAGCCTCCTGAACCCTGAATGCCTCCATTTCAGGGTCATTGAGTATCATCTTCATTCCAAGGTGGCTCATCACCGCAAGTCCCGGTTCAACCTCCTCAACCAGTTTTATGAAGTCATCGGTGCACATGTGACCCCTTATATGGTCATTCCCGGGCCTTATGACGCTTGCTATGAGAACATCAGCATCTCTGTGATATTCTGAGAGCCCATCAAAGTATTCCGTATCCGATGTGTAGGATAATGTAACATCATCTCTCCTGAGTTTGAATCCCACCCCTGTGGGGTCTCCATGCACGGTCCCGGTACCTGTCACCTCAATCTCCCCTATCTCCACGGTCTCGCCGGGGGATAGTGTCAGGCAGCGAGATTTTCTCTTGTGATAATCTGATATGCAGGGGCCCCAGTCCATGTAGCCATCTATAACACTCACACTACCCACAACAGCCCCATTCTGGCGGGTCATCCCCCTGGTCATCGCCTCGATGAGTACCTCGGCGTCGGTGTAATGGTCCGTATGTGAATGTGAGACCATGACTGCATCCAGTTTTCTGGGGTCAGCATCAAACTGGTAGGACCTCACAAGGGCACCCGGACCGGGATCCACATGGATGTTCATTCCACCGATTCCATCAATTCTCAGTCCACCGGTCATCCTCTTCTGTGTTATGGTGGCGAAATCGTCCGCCACCACTCCCCAGAAATGTTAGCCTCATTTTATATCACCTATCTATGTAATGGGAGAAGATTATAAAAATCTATCCCCCCTGACGAATTTACTAAAAGTCTATTCCTCAGTGCGGCAGATTATGACGTCGCACTCAAGTTTTATGTCCCTGCCGTCCACGCAGAGGTTCTCGTTCCTCACGGCGACCCTCTCACCTGCAGCCACCACAACATCATCTGAGAGCCTCATGAGAACATTCTCACCGGGGCCCGCAACACGTTTCCATCTGGTGTCGTAGGCCTCAACACCATCCGAAAGTTTTACCTCAACATGGTTGCCGTCCTGACTGATTACACGACCAACCTCCCCCTCTGTGAGTATTCTGGATGCCAGTTTCATCTCCTCTCTGCGATCAAGCATCTCCTGTTTAAGTTTAGCCCTCCACTTCTGAAGGAGCCGGACGTCCCTAACGATTGTATCGCTGAGAAGCTTATGTGCGCTCCTCTTATCCAGTAAGGGGCTCTTCATGAAGATGTCATATTTACTGCCAACTGAGGGGGTTCTGGATGAAACGTAATCCATGAGTTCCCTGAAAAGGTTTTCAACCTCCTTTAGGGTCGTCTTTGTCTTCCACCTCTTCTTAAGGAACCTGTTTGTCAGTTCCTTTGCCACCTTATTTCCGAAGACGATTATCGCAGTTTCACCCTTCTCCATACTGGTTATCCTTGAGCCTGTGAGATCTATTATCTGATAGGCGCCTGTTGTTGCATATATCCTTCTCCTCTTTGTCTCGAATGGGGTTTTCTGGCTTATCTCCCCAACAACCACATCCCCCAGACTTCTCACCTTGGCTGTGTCATCTGTGACCTTTATACTGACACCAAGCTCCGACGCCCTCCTGTGGAGTTCATCGTCGCTCTTTATCTTCCCACTGTAGAGTTCCTCTTCAAGCTTTTCCCTCTTTGATTTATCCCCAAAGTAGGCTATTCTGCGTTTGTCTCCTGCTATCACGCATCCCCTGGTACTTATGTATGTTATGATGAGACTCATTGTGGATCACCCAACAGGTACCATATCTGGTGGGGAAAATAATAAACTATTCGAATCCCACCATCAGCCCGCCTCTTAATATTAATAAAGCCGGATCAACATAATTAATTATTGAGGGGAGGAAATGAAAGGTAAAGAATTCACTAATTCTCTGATAAATGAGAAGAGTCCCTACCTGCTGCAGCATGCCCACCACCCTGTCAACTGGTACCCGTGGGGGGATGAGGCATTTCAGCTGGCAAGGGAGGGCAAAAAACCCATATTTCTATCCATAGGCTACTCGACATGTCACTGGTGCCATGTGATGGCAAGGGAATCCTTTGAGGACCCTGAAATCGCAGGAATACTCAATGAAAACTTTGTGGCTGTGAAGGTGGACAGGGAGGAGCGCCCTGACATCGACGCCATCTACATGAAGGTCTGCCAGATGATGACCGGGACAGGTGGCTGGCCCCTCACAATCATCATGACCCCTGAGGGGGAACCATTCTTTGCGGGAACCTACTTCCCGCCCGATGACAGGGGTGGTGTACCCGGCCTCAGGACAATCCTCGAAAGGGTGGTTCTGCTCTGGAAGAACGCCCCTGAGGGAATAGTAAAAACCGCCAGGGAGGTTGTCAGTGCCCTTAAAAAGTCTGTGACAGAATCATCCGAACTCAAACCTGAAACCGTGGATGCAGCATATGAGTATCTAAGGAGGAACTTCGATGCCAGGAACGGCGGCTTCGGGTCCTACCAGAAGTTCCCGACCCCCCACAACATCTACTTCCTCCTGAGGTATCACCTGAGGCGAGGGGACGATGAGTCCCTGAGGATGGTTAACCTGACCCTCAGGAGGATGAGATACGGGGGCATATATGACCAGCTTGGCTACGGATTCCACAGATACGCGGTTGAGCCCACCTGGACTGTGCCCCACTTTGAGAAGATGCTCTATGATCAGGCACTGATACTGAAAGCCTACCTGGAGGCCTTCCAGGTTACCTGTGATGATCTCTACAAACAGACATCCCTTGAGATTGTTGAATACGTCCTTGGAAACCTCCAGTCCCCTGAGGGGGCTTTCTATTCAGCAGAGGATGCCGAGAGTGAGGGAGTTGAGGGTAAGTACTACCTCTGGAGGGCCTCTGAGATACGCGAGGCCCTGGGGGATGAGGCAGACGTTGTAATGCGCTACTTCAACGTCCTTGAGGATGGAAACTTTGCATGTGATATGAGGGGGGAGAACATACTCCACATAGGCTCCCCAGAGATGGTTGCAGATGAGTTCGACCTCACGCCTGGTGAGCTCAATGAGATCATAGAGCAAGCAAGGAGGGCCCTCCTCGAGAGGAGAATGGAGCGGCCGGCCCCCGCCATGGATGATAAGATATTAACGGACTGGAACGGCCTCATGCTTGGGGCCCTTGCAGCTTGTGGGAGGATCCTCGACAGCAAAGAGGCCCTGGCCGCCGCAAAGAGGTGCCTTAAATTCATCATGAACAACCTGCACGTGGATGATGAGCTTCTTCACCGCTACCGTGACGGGGAGGCTGGAATAGACGGGAAACTCGATGATTACGCATTTCTCATCTGGGGCCTCCTTGAGTTGTATGATGCGACCTTCAGGGAGGGTTACGTTGATATGGCCCTTGAACTATCAGAATCCCTTGAGGATAGATTCGGTGCCCCTCATGGTGGATTCTATTCAACCGATGACCCCCGGCTGATAGTAAGACCCATGGATGCTACTGATGGTGTTATACCCTCAGGGAACTCTGTGCAGATGCTAAACCTCCTGAGGCTGGGGGGCATCCTCGAGGATGATGATCTAACAGAATCTGCCAGGGGAGTGATGGGGGCCTTTGCCGGTGATGTTGAATCTGCACCGGCAGCCCACACATTCCTCCTATCCAATTTAGAGTGGGCCCTCAGTGGCGGGAGGTCACTCACCATCGTCTGCAGCGGAAAACCCGTTATACCTCTGGAGCTCAGGAAGAAACTGATACCCGACTTCACCATGACCGTTATGCCCCGTGACTGGCCCACTGCACCCCCACACCTGAGGGATAAGGGGGCTCCCCCTGAGGGCTGCGCATACTACCTCTGTGATGGCAGAAGATGCTACCCGCCGCTGAATGATCCCATGGACGTCATGGAACACCTGGGGGTGATCTAAATGGAAATGCACAGACACCATGAAATGGAATACAGGAGGCGGTTCATTGTATGCCTCCTCCTTACCATCCCTGTTATCCTGCTTGGTGAACTGCCAACAGGGACTGTCCTGGTAAGCTTTGAGGGTAGTGAACTGGCTGTTCTCATCATATCCTCCATCATATTCTTCTATGGGGGCTACCCCTTCCTGAGGGGATCCCTGAGGGAGATCTCATCCAGAACCCCCGGTATGATGACCCTCATCGCAGTGGCCATAACAGTGGCTTACATCTACAGCCTGGGGGTACTGGCGGGCCTTGAGGGCATGGTATTCTTCGTTGAACTTGTAACCCTTATTGACGTAATGCTTCTGGGTCACTGGATCGAGATGAGATCCGTCCGGAGCGCCTCAGGGGCCATTGAGAGGCTTGCAAGGCTCATCCCCAAGAAGGCCCACCTCCTGGTCGACGGGAAGGTTGAGGATGTTGATGTTGCCACCCTCAAACCAGGTGACATTGTGCTTGTGAGGTCAGCAGAGAAGATACCCACCGATGGGACTGTGATAAAGGGGGAGTCCCATGTAAATGAGGCGCTGCTCACAGGGGAGTCAGTTCCCGTCAGGAAGTCCCCCGGTGACCGGGTTATTGGGGGTTCCCTAAACACCGGAGGCTCCCTAACCGTGGAGGTGGAGCGTGTTGGTGAGGAATCATTCATTTCCCAGATAATCCAGCTTGTGGGAACAGCCCAGGAGGGGAGGACAAGGACGCAGGTGCTGGCAGACAGGGCGGCATTCTGGTTAACACTTGTCGCCCTTACAGGGGGGGCCCTCACATTCACAGCATGGTACGCCCTTGGTATGGGGGCCTTCTTCTCACTTGAAAGGTCAGTGACGGTCATGGTCACCGCCTGCCCCCATGCCCTGGGACTTGCAATACCCCTTGTGATAGCGGTCTCCACCGCAATCTCAGCGGGAAGGGGGATACTCATAAGGAACCGGGAAGCCTTCGAAAACGCCATGAACCCTGATGTTGTTGTCTTTGACAAGACAGGGACACTGACTGTTGGTGAGCTGGGTATAACCGATGTCATATCCTTTGACCCTGAAATGGATGAGGGGGAGATACTATCCTATGCTGCAGCCGTTGAGTCAGCCTCCAGTCACCCCATAGCCAGGGGCATAGTTGAGGCCGTGGATGAGGTGCTCCCTGTGGAGAACTTTGCGGCGATAGGTGGAAGGGGCGTTATGGGGCATGTGAACGGCTCAAGGGTGAAGGTACTCAGCTACAGTTACACAGAGGAACTGGGACTCATGGTCAAGGACCCCCGGGTTGATGAACTCATGGAGCAGCCAAAAACCACGGTCTTTGTAACCGTGAATGATGAACTGAAGGGCTGCATCGCCCTTGCAGATGTCATACGCCCCGAGGCCAGGGATGCCATCAGGATTCTCAAATCAAGGGGTGTAAGGTGTATGATGTTAACCGGTGACAGCCAGAGGGTCGCCGAGTGGGTTGCCTCAGAACTTGGCATTGAAGAATACCAGGCAGAACTCATCCCCCAGGAGAAATATGAGGTTATCAGTGATCTACAGGGTGATGGACTGAGGGTTGCCGTTGTGGGGGATGGTGTCAACGACGCCCCGGCCCTTGCACAGGCAGATATAGGAATAGCCATAGGGGCCGGGACCGACGTGGCGATTGAGAGTGCCGATGTGGTGCTTGTGAGGAGCAACCCCATGGGCGTTGTTGACCTCATGGACCTTGCATCGGCCACCTACAGCAAGATGAAGGAGAACCTGATCTGGGCCACAGGTTACAACGTCATAGCCCTCCCGCTTGCTGCCGGGGTGCTGTATGGTCAGGGTCTTATCCTGACGCCAGCCATGGGGGCCATACTCATGTCTGTAAGTACTGTCATAGTGGCCCTCAACGCCAAGACATTCAGCTTCAGGGGTCAGAGCGGTTAAGTTCACAGCCAGGGAACATGAAATGAAAGGATTTAATATGAGTTGATGGCATATATTAGATGGGTGAAAAAAATGAAAAGGACCCTGGAGAACCTTACAAAGGCCTTCATTGGTGAAAGCCAGGCAAGGAACAGGTACACCTTCTATGCGAAAATTGCAAAGAAGGAGGGATTCGAGCAGATATCTGAGATATTCCTGACCACCGCGGACAATGAGAGGGAACACGCCAAGTGGCTCTTCCGCCTCATAAATCAACTCAGAGAGGAAGCAGGGGATGAGCCCGAGTCCATTGTTGTGGATGCCGAGGCCCCCCTCATACTTGGAAGTACCGATGAGAACCTGATAGCTGCCATTGCAGGTGAACACTACGAAAACAGCGAAATGTACCCTGAATTTGCCGATGTTGCAGAGGAGGAGGGGTACCCTGAGATTGCCAAGAGGCTCAGGGCAATAGCAGAGGCAGAGAAACACCACGAGGAACGTTACAGAAAGCTACTTAAACTTGTTGAAACAGGCAAGGTTTACAGGAAGGAGGAACCTGTGGTCTGGGTCTGCAGGAAGTGTGGCTACGTCCATGAGGGTACAGAGCCACCAGAGAAGTGTCCATCATGTGACCACCCCGCCAGATACTTCCAGGTGAAATGTGAGGAGTACTAGAAGGGAGGCCACATGACAGAAAGGAACCAGATATTTCAGTGCAACGTCTGCGGAAACATCGTTGAGGTGCTCAACCCCGGTGCGGGTCAGCTTGTATGCTGCAACCAGCCAATGGAGCTCCTCGTTGCAAGAAGGACAGATGTTGGCCCTGAAAAGCACGTGCCAGTTGTTGAGGGGAGCGGCGATGGAATCAGGGTTAAAATTGGTGAGGTACCCCACCCAATGGAGGATAACCATCACATACAGTGGGTGGAGGTCATAGCAGGGGAGGAGGTCCACAGGAGGGATCTCAGTCCAGGTGACAGGCCAGAGGCGGAATTCCCTGTTGACCCTGACTCAGAGTTCATGGTGAGGGCCTACTGCAACATCCATGGACTCTGGTACTGATATGGTCCAATCAACCCTTAATTTTTTTTTAATCTATAGAATTTTTTGCTCTAAATTATAAATAGGAAGTATCTGGGCATGTATTAGTATGTACGGGATACTCTGGAGAGTTTTTATGGAAGGAGGCTTTATTTTATGAAAATTAAATACATAACCATGATAGTTAAAGATATGGATGAATCCGTCCGATTTTACCGGGATGTAATGGGTTTTGAGGTGGATAGCCAATATAACCTCGGAGATCATGGTGAGATAACCCTCCTCAGGGGTGAAGGGGAAACCATGGTGGAGCTCATAAGGAATCCCATCAATAAACACGGACTATTCTCGGTGGGAATGGACGTTGATGACCTTGAAGTCACACTTCAGGAGCTGAGGTCCCGGGGGGCAAAGGTTGTAATGGAACCAACACCCATAACTGTGGGAAAACTTGCATTCATAGAGGACCCCAATGGGGTGAGGATAGCCCTGATTCAGCACATGGACAGTGAGTGAAGATTAATTTACAGACTATCTGACTCCATACCAGTGAAGAATTCTGACACCATAAACCCATAGTTAAGACCATCTGGCTTCATAACCACCAAAAAAACTGAACCCCTAAACCCAAAACTTTTATTTTTCAAATTATAAAATCCTCCCCATGAAGAGGATCTATCTTATGGCACTCCTTCTTCTTACCGTAAGTGTGAGTGGATGCATAACTTCAGGAAACAGCAGCATCAACCAGCTTACCCCCCAGATAAATGATCATATAAAAAAGGGTGACACCTATTTCAATGAATCAGCACTTGCAGCAAACAGCTTCAAACTGGACGAGGCGCTTTCAAAGTGTGAACTTGCAGAGAGTGAGTACAGTTCCGCGAGAAACCTTGCATCCGAGGCCCTGGGCCACGCGAAGGACGCAGGTGACCCCATAGTGGTCAACTACATCGAACTACTGGTCTCTGAGCTGGAGGCAAAACTCAACGCCACCTACCAGCTTAAGAATGCCATACAGATGTTCACACTGAACGATACCGAGAGCGGGAACTCCAATATAGAACTTGCAAATGGTTACATGCTGAGTGCAAAGGAATTTGAAAGAAAAAGACAGGAAATTGTGAATAAAAATCCTGAAAGGTTCAGGTAACCCACAGTACACACTTTTTATAATCTGAAAGGTTCAGGTCCCCCTTATGGGGCCCCTTCAACCTCCAGAAACCTTTCCCCTGTGATTCTAACAGCCAGCGATCCCACAGGTGCCGTGAAGAGTATGGCAAGCACCGCCATTGCGAGTATTGTCTGACCCGCTGCAACCCCCGCGGCAAGGGGTATTGCACCCACGGCTGCCTGAACAGTAGCTTTTGGTATGTAAGCTGCTATGCAGAACACCCTTTCCCTCAAATTGAGGTTGGAGCCCCTGAGTGCCAGGAGCACACCCATGCTCCTTGCTGCAAGACCCAGGAGTATCACTGCAAGTCCCAGGAGACCCACCTGGAATATGAGTTTAACGTCAACCGCTGCCCCCACAAGCACGAAGAGCAGTATCTCTGCAAATATCCATACCTTGTTGAATTTCTCAGAGAGCTTCAGTCCCGTCTCAGGCATCCTCTCAAGTATAACAAGTCCCGTTACCATCACACCAACCAGTGCTGCTATCGGGACATGTGCACTGAGTATATCCCCTCCATTTTTAAGAAGTATTGCAGCTCCCAGAATGATGAGTGTCTTCTCAGTGTTTCTTATCTCAAATTTCCTGAAGAGATACACTAGGGAAAGTCCAAGGGCAAGACCTGCAACTATACCTGTCAGGATGGATATCGGGACTCCCAGGGCCTCCACAAGGAAGTTAACCTGCTGTCCCCGATACATTCCCAGGAACACCGAGAAGAGGGTTATTGAAACAACGTCATCCACAGATGCGCCTGTCAGTATAATGGTGGGTATACCTTTGGCTGTCCCCATCCTCCTCTCAATGAAGGAGAGCATCTGTGGGACTATAACTGCAGGTGAAACTGCGGCTATAACAAAACCAAGGATACCCGCCTCTATGAGTGAAAGCCCCAGTATGTAGTGGGCCGCGAACATCACAGCGAAACCCTCAACCATGTCGGGTATGAAACTCATCTTAACCGCGGTCATACCCACCTTTCTGAGGCTTTCAAGGTTTATACCGAAACCAGCCCTCAGGAGGATTATTATAAGTGCTATGACCCTGAGGTCCGGTGAAACGTCCATTATACTTTTTGATATCAGGTTCAGTCCATGGGGGCCTATCAGCATACCAAGTAAAAGCATCCCCAGGATTCCAGGTATTCCGATACGGTTGAATGCCCTGCTGAAAAGAAGGCCAAGTAAGATAATAACAGCTACGCTGAATGCAACATACTCCAAATTGATACCTCCATCTGGAGGATAGCTCCTCCTACATTTTTTCTGCAGGAGTCATCAGCCAGAAAAAGCGTTTAAAGGTGGACTCCATCACCTATACACTGAGATTTCAGCTGGTTTTATATAAGTTTTGTGGTTGCTTTTCATCTAGTAACCTTCCCCTCCATCCTTTCAATACCAGCTATTACAGCTATGGCAGCTGACTGGGTTATAACTGAAAACAGGACAACCGCGGGTATCCATACACCGTAGAGGTAACCCATAAGGAGGCTTCCTGAAAACCAGGCGACCCCAAACACCATGTTGAATGTCCCGTAGGCTGAGCCCCTCTTCTCTGGTGGGGAAAATCTTGAAACAGCAGCCCTCATAACAGACTCCTGGGCACCCATACCCACACCCCAGAGTGCGGCGCCAGTAAACGCTGCCAGTGACCCGCCAAGGAAGGCAAGGGGGGCATAGAGCATGGATATGAACACCGCAAGGGCCATAACCCTGAAACCATACCTGTCAAAGTACCTTCCAAAGATGAGCGCTGAGACGGCATCTGTAAGCATTGCAAGGGAATAGAGGACAGGAATCATTGATGAATCCAGAACCCCGCTCACTCCAAGGTGGTAACCCACAAGTGGAAAATCAGCGTACCCGAGGGCTATGAAACATACAGCGAGCAAGTAAATCCAGTAGGAGCCCCTGAAGGACGTGTAATCAATTCTTGTTGAGGTTTCAAGTTCACCTGGACGCGGAAAGAGCAGGTACCCTGCAGTTAGAACTGAAAGTGCCATGACCGCTGGAACTGCAAGGACCAGGAACCCCTCCCTGAACCCTCCGCCAAGTGCCAGGACCAGGAAAACTATGAAAGGTCCTGCAACAGCCCCGATCTGGTCAAGAGCCTCATGTATCCCGAACCCAGTTCCATGACCCATACTGGAGGAGGCGTATGATAAAATAGCATCCCTGGGTGGTGTTCTGAGGCCCTTACCCATCCTCTCCATTATTATCAGGAGAACCGCCACCTGCCAGTTACCTGCAAATGCAAGTAGAGGCACAGCGATAAGGTTGATAAGGTAGCCGGCAAATGTTATGAACCAGTACCTCCCTGTTCTATCTGAGATGTACCCTGAAAGGAACCTTATGAGGTACCCTGAAAGTTCACCGAAACCTGCCGCAAATCCAACCATGAATGCGCTGGCGCCTAGAAAGGCCATGAATGGCCCTGTTATTCCCCTGGCACCCTCATAGGTCATGTCAGCAAGGAGACTCACAATTCCAAGTATGATTATGAATTTAGTTGCCCTATTCATGATAAACCCCTCAGAAATGAATTTTCCATCCCAAGAATTTACTGTTCCATTATATATAAAATCCCATCATACGAATTAATTTCCAGCCTACGGATCATCACACGCTCCACTGAACAGCATGTAAACTGCCCTGTAGGTGTACTCGGGTTCAGATATACCCATATAAAGTGACCTCCTGAACCCGCCATCAGGGTTTCTCAGTTCCAATATAAAGTCCTCCACGTCATATTTCCTTCCCCTGAGGATCTCATTGAGCCTGAAGCCCGCGTAAACCGTCTCAAGATAGGGTGGATAGGATAGGGGTGTGAAGTTCCAGCCACCATCACCCCAGCAGGAATCAGTAAATTCAAGCACATCCTTCCTGCTGAAATTCACACCATGGGCCTCCAGTATCTCAACTGCGAAGTGGGTGTTTATGATGTCTGACCCGTACCTCCCAAATCCGCCGTCATCGTTCTGAAGTGAAAGAACCCACTCAGGGACCCCCTCAAGGTATTCGCCATGGAGTCTGAGGACCGAATCCATGTAATACGTTATTTCAAGCTTTGATTTCCTGTAGGACCTTCTGAGAAGATCTAGAAACCTCTGCTTTACCCTGAATTCCCTGCCATAATCAGCCAGCAAAGTGCACCTGTAGAAGAGTCCCTGGGCAGCGAAGCTACCTTTTGAGTGCAGCTCCTCAAGCCAGTCAAGGGTTCTACGGATATCAT
Encoded proteins:
- a CDS encoding prenyltransferase/squalene oxidase repeat-containing protein codes for the protein MSGTSPIVEGIINFFDRRRHPSGGYTLYEGLPDSKNTYYAIRALEVIDSIPDDIRRTLDWLEELHSKGSFAAQGLFYRCTLLADYGREFRVKQRFLDLLRRSYRKSKLEITYYMDSVLRLHGEYLEGVPEWVLSLQNDDGGFGRYGSDIINTHFAVEILEAHGVNFSRKDVLEFTDSCWGDGGWNFTPLSYPPYLETVYAGFRLNEILRGRKYDVEDFILELRNPDGGFRRSLYMGISEPEYTYRAVYMLFSGACDDP
- a CDS encoding MFS transporter, whose translation is MNRATKFIIILGIVSLLADMTYEGARGITGPFMAFLGASAFMVGFAAGFGELSGYLIRFLSGYISDRTGRYWFITFAGYLINLIAVPLLAFAGNWQVAVLLIIMERMGKGLRTPPRDAILSYASSSMGHGTGFGIHEALDQIGAVAGPFIVFLVLALGGGFREGFLVLAVPAVMALSVLTAGYLLFPRPGELETSTRIDYTSFRGSYWIYLLAVCFIALGYADFPLVGYHLGVSGVLDSSMIPVLYSLAMLTDAVSALIFGRYFDRYGFRVMALAVFISMLYAPLAFLGGSLAAFTGAALWGVGMGAQESVMRAAVSRFSPPEKRGSAYGTFNMVFGVAWFSGSLLMGYLYGVWIPAVVLFSVITQSAAIAVIAGIERMEGKVTR
- a CDS encoding sodium:proton antiporter; the encoded protein is MEYVAFSVAVIILLGLLFSRAFNRIGIPGILGMLLLGMLIGPHGLNLISKSIMDVSPDLRVIALIIILLRAGFGINLESLRKVGMTAVKMSFIPDMVEGFAVMFAAHYILGLSLIEAGILGFVIAAVSPAVIVPQMLSFIERRMGTAKGIPTIILTGASVDDVVSITLFSVFLGMYRGQQVNFLVEALGVPISILTGIVAGLALGLSLVYLFRKFEIRNTEKTLIILGAAILLKNGGDILSAHVPIAALVGVMVTGLVILERMPETGLKLSEKFNKVWIFAEILLFVLVGAAVDVKLIFQVGLLGLAVILLGLAARSMGVLLALRGSNLNLRERVFCIAAYIPKATVQAAVGAIPLAAGVAAGQTILAMAVLAILFTAPVGSLAVRITGERFLEVEGAP